A genomic window from Halorubrum lacusprofundi ATCC 49239 includes:
- a CDS encoding class I SAM-dependent methyltransferase, with the protein MKKTVEEHAARFSEKAAEYDDSKSDEYHACASLVVDYADPDSDDVVLDLGAGTGAIALALAPHAERVLARDISEGMMEEGRRKADERGLANVEFAYGEFREPEVDSDQPIDIVTSNFALHHLADDEKREAIREMAATGARRIVLGDVAFFEEPDPDAPFYGPEVDDPATVGTLVEAFTDEGFAVTAVERVHDQVAVIVAERLGDRGEDAERGTARSR; encoded by the coding sequence ATGAAGAAGACGGTTGAGGAGCACGCCGCGCGCTTCTCCGAGAAGGCGGCCGAGTACGACGACTCGAAGAGCGACGAGTACCACGCCTGCGCGAGCCTCGTCGTCGACTACGCCGACCCGGACTCCGACGACGTGGTTCTCGATCTGGGGGCCGGCACCGGCGCCATCGCGCTGGCGCTCGCGCCCCACGCCGAGCGCGTGCTCGCCCGCGACATCAGTGAAGGAATGATGGAAGAGGGACGCCGCAAGGCCGACGAGCGCGGCCTCGCGAACGTCGAGTTCGCGTACGGCGAGTTCCGCGAGCCCGAAGTCGACTCCGACCAGCCGATCGATATCGTCACCTCGAACTTCGCGCTCCACCACCTCGCGGACGACGAGAAGCGCGAGGCGATCCGCGAGATGGCCGCCACCGGTGCCCGCCGGATCGTCTTGGGCGACGTGGCCTTTTTCGAGGAGCCGGACCCCGACGCGCCGTTCTACGGTCCGGAAGTGGACGATCCGGCGACCGTCGGCACGCTGGTCGAGGCGTTCACAGACGAGGGATTCGCGGTGACCGCCGTCGAGCGCGTCCACGATCAGGTGGCCGTGATCGTCGCCGAACGGCTCGGTGACCGGGGTGAGGACGCCGAGCGCGGAACCGCGCGCTCTCGGTGA
- a CDS encoding methylglyoxal synthase: MHIALIAHDELKDEMVEFVTAHADALSECELVTTGTTGKRIADETGLAVNRQASGPLGGDLQIGAKIADGAIDGVVFLRDPLTAQAHEPDISALLRVCDVKDVPLATNVASAELLVDGLLDEA; encoded by the coding sequence ATGCACATCGCGCTCATCGCCCACGACGAGCTGAAAGACGAGATGGTCGAGTTCGTCACCGCCCATGCCGACGCGCTCAGCGAGTGCGAACTCGTCACCACCGGAACGACGGGGAAACGCATCGCCGACGAGACGGGACTGGCGGTGAACCGACAGGCCTCCGGACCGCTCGGCGGCGACCTGCAGATCGGCGCGAAGATCGCCGACGGAGCGATCGACGGCGTCGTCTTCCTCCGCGATCCGCTCACCGCACAGGCTCACGAGCCCGATATCTCCGCGCTCCTGCGGGTCTGCGACGTGAAAGACGTCCCGCTCGCGACGAACGTCGCCTCCGCGGAGCTGCTCGTCGACGGGCTCCTCGACGAGGCGTAA
- a CDS encoding beta-CASP ribonuclease aCPSF1 translates to MSQVDKQLDTLKSEIEQEIPNDITVTDVKYEGPELVVYTRDPKEFAGDGDLIRRLASKLRKRITIRPDPSALAPPARAEEEVRSVIPEEAGVTDLDFHEDTGEVVIEAEKPGMVIGRRGSTLREITQKVGWTPEVVRTPPIESSTVSNVRGFLKNEREERRDILERVGRQIHREEMSDDEWVRITTLGCCREVGRAAFILSTPETRVLIDCGDKPGAEGEVPYLQVPEALGAGAATLDAVVLTHAHLDHSAFVPLLFKYGYDGPIYTTEPTRDLMGLLTLDYLDVAAKEGRTPPYESSQVREAIKHTIPLEYGDVTDIAPDVKLTFHNAGHILGSSVTHFHIGDGLYNVAFSGDIHYEDTRLFNGAVNDFPRVETLVLESTYGGRNDYQTDQADSEEALKEVINETYDQGGKVVIPAFAVGRSQEIMLVLEEAMRNGDIPEMPVHLDGMIWEATAIHTTYPEYLRDDLRDRIFHDDENPFLADQFNHIDAGEDERQDVADGDECIIISTSGMIEGGPIMSWLRHIGPDPDSNLVFVGYQAQGTLGRRIQNGWDEIPVDGWGGGGRGDTLTLQMGTEVVDGFSGHADRQGLENFVKTMNPRPEKVLCVHGDESSVQDLSSALYHDYNMRTFAPKNLETFRFK, encoded by the coding sequence ATGAGTCAAGTCGATAAGCAACTCGATACCCTGAAATCAGAGATCGAACAGGAAATTCCGAACGACATTACGGTCACCGACGTGAAATACGAGGGGCCGGAGCTGGTCGTGTACACCCGCGACCCCAAGGAGTTCGCCGGCGACGGCGATCTGATCCGCCGGCTCGCCTCCAAGCTCCGGAAGCGGATCACGATCCGCCCGGACCCGAGCGCCCTCGCTCCGCCGGCGCGTGCCGAGGAGGAGGTCCGGTCGGTGATTCCGGAGGAGGCCGGCGTGACCGACCTCGATTTCCACGAGGACACCGGCGAGGTCGTCATCGAGGCCGAAAAGCCCGGCATGGTGATCGGTCGCCGCGGCTCGACGCTCCGGGAGATCACCCAGAAAGTCGGCTGGACCCCCGAGGTCGTTCGGACGCCCCCGATCGAATCCTCCACCGTCTCGAACGTGCGCGGCTTCCTGAAGAACGAACGCGAGGAGCGCCGAGACATTCTCGAACGCGTCGGCCGACAGATCCACCGCGAGGAGATGTCCGACGACGAATGGGTCCGGATCACCACGCTCGGTTGCTGTCGCGAGGTCGGCCGCGCCGCCTTCATCCTCTCGACGCCCGAGACGCGCGTCCTGATCGACTGCGGCGACAAGCCCGGCGCGGAGGGCGAGGTGCCGTACCTCCAAGTGCCCGAGGCGCTCGGCGCCGGCGCCGCGACCCTCGACGCGGTCGTGCTCACTCACGCCCACCTCGACCACTCGGCGTTCGTCCCCCTCTTGTTTAAATACGGCTACGACGGCCCGATCTACACGACTGAGCCGACCCGCGATCTCATGGGTCTGCTCACCCTCGACTACCTCGACGTCGCCGCCAAGGAGGGGCGCACGCCTCCTTACGAATCGTCGCAGGTCCGCGAGGCGATCAAACACACGATCCCGCTGGAGTACGGCGACGTAACCGACATCGCGCCGGACGTGAAGCTCACCTTCCACAACGCGGGCCACATCCTCGGCAGCTCCGTCACCCACTTCCACATCGGCGACGGCCTCTACAACGTCGCCTTCTCCGGGGACATTCACTACGAGGACACCCGCCTGTTCAACGGCGCCGTCAACGACTTCCCGCGCGTCGAAACGCTCGTCTTAGAGTCCACCTACGGCGGCCGCAACGACTACCAAACCGATCAGGCCGACTCCGAAGAGGCGCTCAAAGAGGTCATCAACGAGACGTACGACCAGGGCGGGAAGGTCGTCATCCCTGCGTTCGCCGTGGGGCGGTCTCAGGAGATCATGCTCGTCTTGGAGGAGGCGATGCGGAACGGCGATATCCCGGAGATGCCGGTCCACCTCGACGGGATGATCTGGGAGGCGACCGCGATTCACACCACCTACCCCGAGTACCTCCGAGACGACCTCCGCGACCGGATCTTCCACGACGACGAAAATCCGTTCCTGGCCGACCAGTTCAACCACATCGACGCCGGCGAGGACGAGCGACAGGACGTCGCCGACGGCGACGAGTGCATCATCATCTCCACCTCCGGGATGATCGAGGGCGGACCGATCATGTCGTGGCTCCGCCACATCGGCCCGGACCCGGACTCGAACCTCGTGTTCGTCGGATACCAGGCCCAGGGGACGCTCGGTCGCCGGATCCAGAACGGCTGGGACGAGATTCCGGTCGACGGCTGGGGCGGCGGCGGCCGCGGCGACACGCTCACCCTGCAGATGGGGACCGAGGTCGTCGACGGCTTCTCCGGCCACGCCGACCGGCAGGGGTTAGAGAACTTCGTGAAGACGATGAACCCGCGCCCCGAGAAGGTGCTCTGCGTCCACGGCGACGAGAGTTCCGTCCAAGACCTCTCGTCGGCGCTGTACCACGACTACAACATGCGGACGTTCGCGCCGAAGAATCTGGAGACGTTCCGGTTCAAGTGA
- a CDS encoding Rpp14/Pop5 family protein, with product MKHLPKHLRPRWRYFAVGIETWPDADLGRRGFQRALWYAAGNLLGDAGSADADLTLLSFSHDGGEGEAIVRARHGHVDDARATIACVSEVDDEPVGVRVRGISGTVRACEERYMGRAGGSSTQRDVAFEGAERSAVVREDAYDVWTGSAYVGAAAFDTE from the coding sequence GTGAAACACCTCCCCAAACACCTCCGACCCCGCTGGCGGTACTTCGCCGTCGGGATCGAGACGTGGCCCGACGCCGACCTCGGGCGGCGCGGGTTCCAGCGCGCGCTGTGGTACGCTGCGGGCAATCTCCTCGGCGACGCCGGCAGCGCCGACGCCGACCTCACGCTGTTGTCCTTTTCCCACGACGGCGGCGAGGGAGAAGCGATCGTCCGGGCCCGTCACGGACACGTCGACGACGCGCGAGCGACGATCGCGTGCGTGAGCGAGGTCGACGACGAGCCCGTCGGGGTCCGCGTTCGCGGGATTTCGGGGACGGTACGTGCCTGTGAGGAAAGATATATGGGCCGCGCGGGCGGTAGTTCGACACAGCGAGACGTCGCGTTCGAGGGCGCCGAGCGGTCCGCGGTCGTGCGCGAGGACGCGTACGACGTGTGGACCGGGTCGGCGTACGTCGGCGCGGCGGCGTTCGACACCGAGTGA
- a CDS encoding DUF7332 family protein has product MTCRSRTGLVALTTLSVALLLVSATVVSGAFVGGAAATPSGSSAAADGALGDGSDATDDRVDPPTRCFAGEGYPISIGDGGAAIEALVHLSVLTDPTAGNEFGLEAAGTLDGEPIVTLGAGVRLTAREAIANGVDPFAAFDVLYAYELRLPMFDGSIGDSEYRDEGSPIDSGAGAVPC; this is encoded by the coding sequence ATGACGTGTCGCTCTCGGACCGGGCTCGTCGCCCTCACCACGCTTTCTGTCGCGCTCCTGCTCGTCTCGGCGACCGTCGTGAGCGGGGCGTTCGTCGGCGGCGCGGCGGCAACACCGAGCGGCAGCAGCGCAGCGGCGGACGGCGCTCTGGGCGACGGATCCGACGCCACCGACGACCGGGTCGATCCCCCGACCCGCTGTTTCGCTGGCGAGGGGTATCCGATCTCGATCGGTGACGGCGGGGCAGCGATCGAGGCGCTCGTCCACCTCTCCGTGTTGACCGATCCGACCGCCGGCAACGAGTTCGGACTGGAGGCGGCGGGAACGCTTGACGGCGAGCCGATCGTGACGCTCGGCGCCGGCGTCAGGCTGACCGCGCGGGAGGCCATCGCGAACGGTGTCGACCCGTTCGCGGCGTTTGACGTGCTGTACGCCTACGAACTTCGGCTCCCGATGTTCGACGGATCGATCGGCGACTCCGAGTATCGCGACGAGGGGTCGCCGATCGACTCGGGCGCGGGCGCGGTTCCGTGTTAG
- a CDS encoding SDR family oxidoreductase — protein MPPGTDRRPVQKTVLITGCSSGIGRAAAHAFLDEGWTVYATARNPADIETLGEAGCELATLDVTDQSDVDRVVDRILDEEGAIDAVVNNAGYGQFGPVEDVPTAKVHEQFDVNVYGPHRLIKAVLPGMRRERDGTIVNVSSVAGRVSFPGGGVYSGSKFAIEALSDALRNEVAEFGIDVVVVEPGPVRTNFSKRAEREAGGGDADDEATEGSRSADGSETDDAGLDRSGAYEEFYEIFEDTQLLGGDGPGAIEPEVVADAIVNAASATQPPARVQPGTAARIGVLARFLPDAILDAGYDFVRKFTS, from the coding sequence ATGCCGCCGGGGACCGACCGACGACCCGTGCAGAAGACGGTACTCATCACCGGCTGTTCCTCGGGTATCGGACGCGCCGCGGCGCACGCGTTCCTTGACGAGGGGTGGACCGTGTACGCGACCGCGCGGAACCCTGCGGACATCGAGACGCTCGGCGAGGCCGGCTGCGAGCTGGCGACGCTCGATGTCACGGACCAGAGCGACGTGGACCGCGTCGTCGACCGCATCTTGGACGAGGAGGGCGCGATCGACGCCGTGGTCAACAACGCCGGCTACGGCCAGTTCGGCCCGGTCGAGGACGTGCCGACCGCGAAGGTCCACGAGCAGTTCGACGTGAACGTGTATGGTCCCCATCGACTCATCAAGGCCGTCCTGCCCGGGATGCGTCGCGAGCGCGACGGGACGATCGTCAACGTCTCGTCGGTCGCCGGGCGGGTGTCGTTCCCGGGCGGCGGCGTCTACAGCGGCTCGAAGTTCGCGATCGAGGCGCTGTCGGACGCGCTTCGCAACGAGGTCGCCGAGTTCGGGATCGACGTGGTCGTCGTCGAGCCCGGCCCCGTGCGGACGAACTTCTCGAAGCGCGCCGAGCGGGAGGCGGGAGGCGGGGACGCGGACGACGAGGCGACTGAGGGATCGAGGTCGGCCGACGGCTCCGAGACGGACGACGCCGGGCTCGACCGCTCCGGCGCCTACGAGGAGTTCTACGAGATTTTCGAGGATACCCAGCTGCTCGGGGGTGACGGTCCCGGCGCGATCGAGCCCGAAGTCGTCGCCGACGCGATCGTCAACGCCGCGAGCGCAACGCAGCCACCTGCCCGCGTCCAGCCCGGCACCGCCGCCCGGATCGGCGTGCTTGCACGGTTCCTCCCCGACGCAATCCTCGATGCCGGATACGACTTCGTCCGGAAGTTCACGAGCTGA
- the psmA gene encoding archaeal proteasome endopeptidase complex subunit alpha yields the protein MQGQSQQQAYDRGITIFSPDGRLYQVEYAREAVKRGTASVGVRAEDGVVLAADKRARSPLMEPESIEKLHKADDHVGVASAGHVADARQLIDFARRQAQINRLRYGEAIGIETLTKNITDHIQQYTQIGGARPFGVALIVGGIENGEPRLFETDPSGTPYEWQALSIGSDRSDLRDYLEEEYEEGLSTDEAVALALDTLAQSNDGELSPEGVGVATITVDDEEYEERPTDEIESILADRDLLASDEDEADDADADGETDDANAGDEE from the coding sequence ATGCAGGGCCAATCCCAACAACAGGCGTACGACCGAGGAATCACCATCTTCTCTCCCGACGGCAGGCTCTACCAGGTCGAGTACGCCCGGGAGGCGGTGAAACGCGGGACGGCAAGCGTCGGCGTCCGCGCCGAGGACGGCGTCGTCCTCGCGGCGGACAAGCGCGCCCGATCCCCGCTGATGGAGCCGGAGAGTATCGAGAAACTCCACAAGGCCGACGACCACGTCGGCGTCGCGAGCGCGGGCCACGTCGCCGACGCCCGCCAGCTGATCGACTTCGCCCGCCGACAGGCGCAGATCAACCGCCTGCGCTACGGCGAGGCGATCGGTATCGAGACGCTCACCAAGAACATCACCGACCACATCCAGCAGTACACGCAGATCGGCGGCGCGCGCCCCTTCGGCGTCGCGCTGATCGTCGGCGGGATCGAGAACGGCGAGCCGCGCCTGTTCGAGACCGACCCGTCCGGCACGCCCTACGAGTGGCAGGCGCTCTCGATCGGCTCCGACCGGAGCGACCTCCGCGACTATCTGGAGGAGGAGTACGAGGAGGGCCTCTCGACCGACGAGGCGGTCGCGCTCGCGCTCGACACCCTCGCGCAGTCCAACGACGGCGAGCTGTCGCCCGAGGGCGTTGGCGTCGCCACGATCACGGTCGACGACGAGGAGTACGAGGAGCGACCAACCGACGAGATCGAGTCGATCCTCGCCGACCGCGACCTGCTCGCGAGCGACGAGGACGAAGCAGACGACGCGGACGCCGACGGCGAGACGGACGACGCGAACGCCGGCGACGAGGAGTAA